TTTTATAATAAATTTATCAATTTTAAATAAATTTTAAAATCCCTAAATAATTGACTTTAGTAGAATTAAATTAATTATAACTTAAATTAAAAATTTATTTTTATAGATAAAGAATTTTTATTAAAGATTAAGAATCCGACTAGTAATATTATCCATATAAAAATATGCATTACTGCATAATAAAGGAGAAAATGATGAAAGAAGGCAAAGTCATCTGTCCTTATTGCGGGACAGGCTGTCAAGTAACCTTGCATGTGGAAAATAATGTCGTTCGTGCCGCCACAGGCGTTGAAGACAATCCAGTCAATCAAGGAAATTTATGTTTAAAAGGCTTTTATGGCTGGGATTACGTTGCAAGTCCAGATAGACTCACAAAACCACTTATTAGAAAGAAAAATGGCGTATTTTCAAAAGATGGTGATTTTGAGGAAGCCAGCTGGGACGAGGCGCTTGATCTTGTCGTAGAAAAAATGAAAGAGACCAAAGCAAAATATGGCCCAGACGCATTAGCCGGAAATTTCTCAGCACGTTGCACACTTGAGGACAACTACGTTGCTCAAAAACTAATGCGCGCAGTAATTGGCACAAATAACGTCGACCACTGTGCTAGAATTTGACACGCTCCGACAGTAGCAGGACTTGCTAAAACAATCGGAAACGGAGCTGCCACAAATAGCTTTACAGAGATTGGCACTTATAGCAACTGTATATTAATGATAGGCTCAAACCCAGAAAATGGTCACCCAATCGCAGCTATGCACATCCAAAGAGCGCTAAACCGCGGTGCGAAACTAATCGTTATTGATCCTATTAAGACTGAGTTTGCAAGCAGAGCTGACATTCACTTACAACTAGAGCCAGAACATAATATTCCAGTTATCAACGCACTTCTTTATACTATCATCGAAGAAGGCCTTGTAAATGAGGAATTTGCAAGAGATCACACAATAGGTATTGAGTATGTCAAAGAAGCTGTAAAAGACTATGCTCCAGAGGTCGTGGCTAAATACACAAGGCTAAATCCAGAGGATATCAGAGCGGCTGCTAGAATGTACGCTACCACAAAGCCAGCTGTCATCACTCACGGCATGGGTGTAACCCACTTTAACCACGGCGTTGGCGGAGTTTGCGATGTATCAAATTTATTCTTGATCACTGGCAACATCTGCGAGCTTGGCACAGGCGACTTGCCGCTTAGAGGTCAAGAGAACGTTCAAGGCTGCTGTGATATGGGCGTTTTACCAAATATTTTCCCAAATCTTGGCTCAGTAACTGATCCAGAGCAAAGAGCTTGGTTTGAGAAAATGTGGCACCTAGAACCTGGATTTTTGAGCTCAAAAATAGGCGTTCACAAAACCGAAGTACCTGATGCGATCCTTGATGGCAAAGTGCATTTCTTCTGGACTATCGGCGAAAATCCAGTCATCTCTGAGCCAAATACAAACCACTTCTTAAAAGGTATAGCTCATGTTGATTTCTACGTGGTTCAAGATCTATTCTTAACCGAGACTTCACTAAAAGCTGACGTCATACTTCCTGGCGTTGCAAGTAGCGAGAAAGAAGGACTTTATACAAATGCAGAGCGCCGCGTACAACACAACGAAGCAGTCATCACACCTCCAGGAGATGCTAGACAAGACTGGTGGATCGTTTGCGAGATCGCACGCCGTTTAGGGGCAACTGAGGGCTTTAACTTCAACTCACCTGAAGAAATTTGGGAAGAAGTTAGAAAATGCGATCCAAGACGATATGGTGGCATGAGTTATTACCGTATCAAAAAATATCATGGACTACACTGGCCATGTCCAAATGAAGATGATATGGGCGGTCAGAGCCTCTATCTTGATAAGAAATTTTTCACACCTGATGGCAAAGGTCGTTTTGTGCCATGCCTCTTTGTGGATAAAGCCGATAAGATCGAGAGTGCAAAACTTGAGTTTGCTAAGAAGATGAATATGTCTCCTGAGTACCCTATCATGGCTGGCTCAGTCGATGAAAAGACTGACGATGAGTATCCGATACAGCTTCTAACCACTAGAAAGGTCTATCAATACACCGTTGGCACCATGACAAGACGCTCACGCGCCATCGAAGAGGGTGGAGATAGCATCGGACCTATCGCCGAAATGAATCCAGCACTTGCTGCAAGATATGGTTTAAAACAAGGCGACTTCATCAAAGCATGGAGTAGATATGGCTACATCGTCGTAAAAGCCGAAGTAACAGACATCGTGCCTGATGGCATCATCCAGATGACTTTCCACTACTGGGAGAGCTCTTGCAATGAGTTAACAAGCAGTGGCTGGGACTACATCAGTAAGACTCCGACATTTAAAGCAGCTATTCAGATCAAAAAGATCGATGAAGAAGAATTTTTACGAGTTCGCGAGCTAAAACGCATAAAATTCCAAACTTCAAAAATCATCTACGATGACTTCCACCACCACGGAAACGCAGCGATAAATGAGTAAATTTAGCGGGAATTTCCCGCTAAATTTCTTTACTACCAAATTTCATAATCCAAGAATTTTAACATTGCGAAGCCAAAAAATCTAAATTTTAACTTCACTGTCTATGGTTAAATTTTATATTTAAATACAAAAGCAGATATTTTTAAATTTATTTAAACGCCAAAAAACTCATAAAATTTCCCCATTTAAATGTGCTCTCGACTCGCTTAAAGCCAGCATTTAGGGCTAAATTCCTATTTTCTTCTTCGGTATATGGCACCAGCACATTTTCAAGTGCCTCTCTTTTTTGAGCGATCTCGTAGCGTGAGTAGCCTTGCGCTTGTTTGTAGTCTTCGTAAATTTCTATGACACTTTTAGTAAGCTTTTTATCTTCAAAGATGATCTTTTCACTAAACAAAAAGACTCCATTTTCATTTAGTCCGTTATAAATTTTTTGCACTAGATCGGCCCTTTTTGGCGGTCTGATAAACTGCAAAGTATAGTTTGCCAAAACTGCGTCAAAGCCTACTAGCTCACACTTTAAAATATCATCAAGCAAAAATTTTATCTTTGCTCCATAAGCTTTTGCCTTATTTTTTGCATTTGCTAGCATAGCTTCAGAGTTATCCACACCGCTTAGCACGAGATCGTTTCTAAGATTATTTAGTAAAAGTAAGCTATTTGCCGTCGAGCAGCCAAGGTCGCATACTTTTGCTGATTTTGGCAAAATTTTAGCTAGCAGCTTTGCATTTAAATTTGAGCTCACGTCGTAAAATGGTACCGAGCGCGAGATCATATCATCAAAAACGCTCGCTACAAAGTCGTCAAACTCAAACTGCTTGCTTATAGGCTCTTTAAAAATTTCATCTCTCATATACCAGCTCCGTATCCATCAAAGTATCTCATTGTCTCGTTACCAAAAAGATCGCACACGCCAACACAAGCTCTAGCCCTGTTTATATCGCATTTGATCTGTTCTTTTAGCTCGCTAAGATTATTAAATTTTTTATTATCTCTTAGACGTTTTATAAAACAAACCGCGACATGCCTCGTCACTTTTGGCGCGA
This genomic interval from Campylobacter concisus contains the following:
- a CDS encoding molybdopterin oxidoreductase family protein, whose protein sequence is MMKEGKVICPYCGTGCQVTLHVENNVVRAATGVEDNPVNQGNLCLKGFYGWDYVASPDRLTKPLIRKKNGVFSKDGDFEEASWDEALDLVVEKMKETKAKYGPDALAGNFSARCTLEDNYVAQKLMRAVIGTNNVDHCARIUHAPTVAGLAKTIGNGAATNSFTEIGTYSNCILMIGSNPENGHPIAAMHIQRALNRGAKLIVIDPIKTEFASRADIHLQLEPEHNIPVINALLYTIIEEGLVNEEFARDHTIGIEYVKEAVKDYAPEVVAKYTRLNPEDIRAAARMYATTKPAVITHGMGVTHFNHGVGGVCDVSNLFLITGNICELGTGDLPLRGQENVQGCCDMGVLPNIFPNLGSVTDPEQRAWFEKMWHLEPGFLSSKIGVHKTEVPDAILDGKVHFFWTIGENPVISEPNTNHFLKGIAHVDFYVVQDLFLTETSLKADVILPGVASSEKEGLYTNAERRVQHNEAVITPPGDARQDWWIVCEIARRLGATEGFNFNSPEEIWEEVRKCDPRRYGGMSYYRIKKYHGLHWPCPNEDDMGGQSLYLDKKFFTPDGKGRFVPCLFVDKADKIESAKLEFAKKMNMSPEYPIMAGSVDEKTDDEYPIQLLTTRKVYQYTVGTMTRRSRAIEEGGDSIGPIAEMNPALAARYGLKQGDFIKAWSRYGYIVVKAEVTDIVPDGIIQMTFHYWESSCNELTSSGWDYISKTPTFKAAIQIKKIDEEEFLRVRELKRIKFQTSKIIYDDFHHHGNAAINE
- the cmoA gene encoding carboxy-S-adenosyl-L-methionine synthase CmoA; amino-acid sequence: MRDEIFKEPISKQFEFDDFVASVFDDMISRSVPFYDVSSNLNAKLLAKILPKSAKVCDLGCSTANSLLLLNNLRNDLVLSGVDNSEAMLANAKNKAKAYGAKIKFLLDDILKCELVGFDAVLANYTLQFIRPPKRADLVQKIYNGLNENGVFLFSEKIIFEDKKLTKSVIEIYEDYKQAQGYSRYEIAQKREALENVLVPYTEEENRNLALNAGFKRVESTFKWGNFMSFLAFK